The following is a genomic window from Candidatus Omnitrophota bacterium.
TTTACAAAGGGCAAAGAGATGGTCTTTTCCCCCGACGTTCTTTCCTGGCCGCCATTTATCGCCTTCGCGGGTCAAAAGTGTTCCTGGCTTAACTATCTGACCAGCACTTACCTTAATCCCTTTAGTATCCGGATAATGCTTGGATTTACGATATCCACTTGCTCCACCGCTCATTTTAACCTCCTATCCTTTTATTAAACTTAAGGCTTCACTCCTGGTTTTTTCGTTTTCCTTAAATATCCCTCTTACCGCCGAAGTCACCGTCAAGACCCCGGCTTTTTTCACCCCCCGGAAGGACATACATAAATGCTCTGCCTCAATCACCACCATCACGCCCAAAGGCCTTAATTTCCTCATAATAATCTCCGCAATCTGGGTAGTTAGGCGCTCCTGCACCTGCGGCCGGCGCGCCAATATTTCTACCACCCGTGCCAATTTGCTTAAGCCAGTAACCCTTCCCTCTTTAGGAATATAAGCCAGGTGTGCTTTTCCGACAAAGGGCAGGAGATGGTGTTCACAGACCGAGTATAAAGGTATATTTTTCAGTAAAATTATCTCATCGTGTTTCTGGTCTAAGATAACTTCTAATTCCTTTGCCGGGTCTTTGTTTATTCCGGAAAAAATCTCCTCATACATTTCTGCTACCCGGTGGGGGGTATTTACTAAATCCTTTCTCTTGGGGTCTTCGCCAATCGCCACCAAGATGTCTTTTATGGCTTTTTCAATCTTTTTCTTATCCATTTTAACCCCTCTACTTTCCAATACAAAATTCACTAAAAATTTTTTCCAATAAGTCCTCAGAAAAATTTTTCCCGATTATCTCATCAAAACAAATCAATGCCTCTTTTATGTTTTGGCTGATGAATTCGTAAGAGAGGTTTTTTTCTAATGCGTTGATCGCCTCTTGGATTAAATCTTCTGCTTCTCTTAAGGTCTGGATGTGCCTTAGATTGCTCACCATAACTCGTTCTGGCTCTTTAATCCCTCCTTTAAATACCTCATCCTGAATTGCCTTTTCAATCTCTTCAATATTTTTTAATTTCTTTGCGGAAATCTCAATCACGGGATGAAAATATTTTAAGATTTCTTCTTTTTCTATCCTCTGCTTGAGGTCAATCTTGTTAATCAGGGCAATTACCGGTTTTGTCTTCAACTGTTTAATCAAGAGCTGGTCCTGGCCGTCTATTTTCCGACTGGCGTCAAAAACCAAGATGATTAAATCCGCTAAGCGGATCTGTTCTCTTGAACGCTGAATTGCTTTTTTCTCTACCAGGTCCTGCGGTTCAATAATGCCGGCAGTATCCACAATTCTTACCGGAATCCCCTTTATGTCAATGACCTCCTCAATGGTATCGCGCGTGGTTCCCGGCAGAGGGGTGACAATTGAGCGCTCCTGTTTTAAAAGCGCATTTAAAAGCGAAGATTTTCCTACATTGGGCTTTCCGCAGATAACTACATGTATACCTTCGCGCAATATCCGGCCGTGTTGACTGGAATCCAAGATTTTTTTTAGTTCCTGGTATACTTTATTTAACCTTAAACCAACCTTTTTCTCGTCTACTGCCTCAATTTCTTCGTCAGGAAAATCAATGCTTGCTTCCAGAGATGCCAAAATATCTAAGAGGATTTTGCGCATGCGCTTTATATGCTTAGAAAGTGTGCCTTTTAACTGTTCTGCGCCTAATTTTAGGGCAGAATCTGTCTTTGCTTGAATGATATCTAAAACTGCTTCGGCCTGCGCCAAATCAATTCTTCCGTTTAAAAACGCCCTTTTAGTAAATTCCCCGGGTTCTGCCAGCCGGGCGCCATGAGCCAAGACCAAATTCAAAACACGGCGCAAGGCCACTATCCCGCCGTGGCAGTTTATTTCCACTACATCTTCTTTGGTGTAACTTCTGGGTGAGCGCATTACGCTTAAAATCACTTCATCTACTACGCCATCCCGGCTGCCATCCCCTTGGCCCTTATCTTTTGCCTCGACAATCCAGCCATAGCGCATGGTATAAGTCGGCATCTCAGACGGCCTCGTCCTGTCTTTGGCAAGAAAAATTTTATCGGCAATCTTAAGCGCATCTTTACCGCTTAAGCGCACAATGCCAATTCCGGCTGAGCCCTGAGAAGTAGAAATAGCAGCAATTGTGTCACTAAGATTAAGGCGCATCTTTTTTTAATAAACTTCTTGCCTCACCTACCACAAACAATGAGCCGGTAATCAGGATTAAATCTTCTTTGTTAGCAAGCACTTGCGCTTTTATTAAACCATCTTTTACATTCTGTGTCAAGTGCCGCGGCTTATTTTTAAAATATCGGGCTAAGATTGCGGGATGCACAGCTCTCGGATTATCGGCTTTAGTTAAAACAACCATATCCGTTAAATCATACAACTCCTCACAAATACCTTTTATATCTTTGTCTTTGGAAACTCCCAAAATTAAAAATAATTTCGCATATTGAAAACTTTTTCTGACCGCCTCTTTTATGGCAAGGGCAGAAGCCCGGTTTTGCGCACCATCCAAGACAACCCAAGGGTTTCTGGCAACAACCTCGCATCTACCCGGCCATTTTGTCTGCGCCAGACCGTTCCTCACTGCCTCCTCACTGATTTCTATACCTTTATTTTTTAATCCCTGAATTGCACCGATTGCCACGGTGGCATTGACCATTTGGTGTTCGCCGATTAATCCTACCTTTAATTCGGGGAAACTATATCCTCTTCCCCAAACTCTAAACCCTAAACCAGATTTCTCATAGAAGATATCCCTGCCTACTTCATAAAGTTGTGCCTTTACTTGCCGACATCTATTTCGGATTACCTCACTTGCCTCCTTTTCCTGCGGAGCAGAAATTACCATTAATTTCTGATTTCTTATTATCCCTGCCTTTTCTTGTGCAATCTCGCTTAAGGTATTGCCTAATTTTTGCGTATGCTCATAACTTATAGGGGTAATTGCACAAACCAGAGCATCTATCGTATTAGTAGCATCTAACCTTCCTCCCAAGCCAGTTTCTAACACCGCAAAATCCACTTTTTTTTCTTTAAAATAAATAAAGGCCAAGGCAGTATAAATTTCAAAAAAACTAAGTGGTCCATAAGGGTTCTTTTGTGAAAATCTATCGGCAAGAGGCCTTAATCTACTCACAAAATCTACTACCTCCTCTTCGCTAATCATTCCTTCAAATTCCGGCGAAGGGCAACTTGGTGTTCCCGCACTCGGCTGCTCCAGTATTCTTATTCTCTCTCTGAAGGTCACCAAATGCGGAGAGGTATACAGACCAACTCTATACCTTGCCTCCTTTAAAATATACGCGATAAATGCACAGGTTGAACCCTTGCCTTTTGTGCCGGCGATATGAATGCAATTTAAATCTTTTTGCGGCTGGCCCAATTCTTTTAAAAATTCCTGCATCCTCTCCAATTTAAAAGAGGCCTTGTAGGGATAGCGGACTCTTCTTTCATAATTGATAAAGGACTCTAAATAATTCTGTGCCTCTTTATAGGTGTGCATCACTGCTCCAGCCCCTTTAAAAATTTATAAATGCATTCGGGTAATGCCCTTCCATATCCGCCTTCTAAAACACAAAAAAGCGGTTTTTTAAAATGCGCCAGGAGTCGGCCAATTTCCTCAAAGGTTTCGGTTTCTAAAGACAAGCCGCCCAGGGGGTCGTCCTTGTGCGTATCAAAACCCGCCGAGACCGCAATTAAATCCGGATTAAAATTTTTGACTTCTCCCAGCGCCTTTTTAAAAACCGAAAGATAGGCAGCAGAATCTGTGCCCGCGACTAAAGGATAATTTAAGCAATTTTTTACCGACTCCCAACCCGTGCCCGGATACAAAGGGACTTGGTGTAAAGAGATGTATTGTACGGCCTCTCTCCCCAAAAAGATATCCTGCGTGCCATTTCCATGATGGCAGTCAAAATCTACAATGGATATCTTTTTAACCTTACTTTTAATCCGCATTATGGCGATGGCGAGGTTATTAAAATAACAAAATCCGCCTAAATTATCTTTTGTGGCGTGATGGCCGGGTGGCCGCATCAAAGAAAAAGCCATCTCTCCTTCTAAACTCCACTGCGCTGCCGTGATTGCGCTACCTGCGGCTAATTTGGCATAGGTAAAGATATTCTCTATATTGGGTGTATCCGGCTCAAAAAAATTGTTCTCCCTCACTGCCTGGAAAAGACGCGGGGTATGGGCCAAAAGGATATCTTTATCTTGGGCTATTTCAGCGGTTCTAAATTCAAAGCCAGAATTTAAAAGGAATTCTGCTGCACCCCTCACTCTCTCCGGCGACTCCGGATGCCCAAAAGAAGCATAATGCAAACAATCTTGGTTAAAGATAATCTTTACCTTCGGCATTTGATTCAGTGTGGAGAGGGCTTAATCAGAGTTCTTTTCGGCGAGAAAGCGCATGCGCCAGGGTTACGGGGCTACTGTATTCTAAGTTGCCTCCTGCGGGAATCCCCAAACCGATGCGCGTTATTTTTACATTTAATGGCCTCAACATCTTAACCAGATACAAGGCAGTAATCTCGCCCTCAGTATCTGCATCTGTGGCAATGATAACTTCCTTGACCTGATGACACTTAATCCGCTCCAATAAATTATCTATCTTTAAATCCTGTGGCCCTTTTCCTTCCAGCGGCGAGATGGCGCCCATTAAAACATGATAGACGCCGTTAAAATTTCCTGCTTTTTCTATTGCCTCAATGTCCTTGGGATTCTCAACCACGCAAATTATTTCCTTATCTCTTTTCAGGTCATTGCAGATAGCGCAGATTTCCTTTTCGCTTAGGTTATTGCAGACCTTACAAAATCTAACATTTTCTTTCGCCCTTATAATCGCCTCAACGAGCGCCTGAATCTGGTCTGGGGGGGAGTGCAAAAGATAATCCGCGATACGGCTGGCGCTGCGTCGGCCGATACCGGGAAACTTCTCCAGTTCCTTAATCAATCTTTCTATTGCCTGTGGCATTTATCCTTCCTTGATGAGACGGCCGCCAAAGGTATTTAAGATCTGCTCCACCCCGGTTGCTTGCGGCTGTTTTGTCTTTAATTCTTCGCTCAAAATAAAATTTAGTTTTAAGTCCGCCTTCAATATCTCTTTAACTACCTTCTCAATGAGCAGGTGGTTCTCTTTTTTCTCCACAATCTCCTTATGCAAAGAATTATCCTTGGCAAAGCCGATGGTCAAGATATCTTTATCTAATCTCAATAATTCCCCTTCATTTAGATAGGTGGCCAGAGACATCTTTATCTTGCCTAAACTTTCAATCACGGAAGGCCAGGCTGCCTTTATGTTCTTTAAATCTGCGGCGGTGGTAGGATCGGCACTTTGCGTTGAGACATCTACCTTTAGAATAGTCTGGTCTTTTGGGCTAAGATGGGCATTTGATAAGGGCTGGGCCGGTCTTTTTTTATCCTGGCACAATTTCACCAAGGCAATCTCCAAAGGAATGCGGCTTGCACCAAAGCGCTTGGCGATTTCCTGGGTATTGACTAAAAGATTAAAGATGGAAAATATCTCTTCCAAACTAAAGGCCTTGCTCTGTTCAGAAAGCGCTTCCAGATAATTTTGCGGAAGGTCAATCAAGGAAGACCTTTCTTTGGTGACGTGGGCAATCATGAGGTTACGAAAGTGCTCAATCAGGCGGCTCAACAACAGATTTGCTTCTTTCCCTTGGGCAATAATTTCATCCAGTAATTTTATTGCCTCAAGCGCATCTTTCTGGATAATTTTAGAGGTAATTTCAAAAAGGGCTTCTTCCTGCACGATACCCAGCAAAGAATTCACATCCGAAGATGTGATTTTATCGGGATTAAAAGAAAGCAACTGGTCCAATATGGATTCAGCATCTCTTAATGAACCATCGGAGGCGCGCGCAATGGCAAAGAGGACCTCCTTTTCTATATTTATATTTTCCGCCTTGACAATCTTTTCCAATTGGCTGATGATCTTTAAGGCGGGTATGCGGCTAAAATCAAATCTCTGGCAACGCGAAAGGATGGTGGGAATTACCTTGTTTGCCTGGGTAGTGGCAAAGATAAATTTGACGTATTCTGGCGGTTCCTCCAGGGTCTTTAAAAGCGCATTAAAGGCCTCGGTAGTGAGCATATGTACTTCATCAATGATGTAAATTTTGAATCTGCCCTGCACAGGAGCAAATTTTACCTTTTCTCTTAAATCGCGGACCTCGTCAATGCCGCGATTGGAAGCACCGTCAATCTCAATAACATCCAAACTTCTTGCCTGGGTTATCTCAAGGCAAGAAGAACATTTTTGACAAGGGGTGAGCGTAGGACCCTCTTTACAATTTAAGGACTTGGCAAAAATGCGGGCTACAGAGGTTTTCCCCACTCCCCGCGGACCAGAAAATAGATAAGCCGCCGCCACCCTTGCCTTTAAAATTGCGTTTTTTAAGGTGGTAATCACATGCTCCTGGCCAACCACCTCATCAAAACTTTGCGGTCGCCATTTTAAGGAAAACGCCTGATAACTCATTTGCTTATTTCCTAATCTCCCATAAAGGATTACCTAATTGTCTTAATTGTAAAATCTTTGTACAACTATTTGTGCTCATATCATAAATGTAAATCTTGGCTTCCCGCGTATCAAAGAATCCTAAATTATTGCCAGAAAAAAATGCCTGCAGATAAGCGAAATTCTGCAGTTTCGCGCCGTAGATTTCCTGCGCCTGGGCATTGTTATGTAGGTGGTAAAAAAATATTATCCCCATCAATAGACCAGCGAGAATGCCAAATAGACCACTAAGTATGTGCCTTCTCATCCCTACCTCCTTGTTTACCTAAATTCTCTTCTGAATTAATGCGATGGCCTTTTGAATCTCTTTTCTGTTGCGCGCCTGGCTCTTTAGATCTTTAAGCCGCAAGAGAAAATCCAAGGCGGCCTGATTGTGGCTGTGCTCACCCATACTTAAAATAATTTCTTTTTGCTTTTCCCTTCCTTCCTGCAAAAATACCTCCTCAACTAACCCCAGAGCGGCTGCTGTCCCCCAATCAATGAGCGCATTGATGGCACTTTTTCTTAAAAAATCTTTCTCGCTGCCCAAGGCCCTTTCATAAAGGTATAAGAGACCCTCATCGCAAAAATTATTTAATAAATAAAAGGCGAAATCTATCTTACCTTTATCCTCAGTGCTTAATAGATTTTCTATTTCGGGAATCAGGTCTTCTTTGTTTTCTTTAAGGAATTGTATGATTGCTAAATCCTGTTGATACCATTCAAAAGGCACTTCTCTGGAGGCCCTTCTTTGCAATAAATCCAATAGATAAGGGATACTTTGGGGAATGAGTTTTTTCAGGATGCCCAGGATGAGTTTGTTTTTTTCTTCCTGGAAGGCCGCCTTGTCTAAAAGCGCAACGAGGTGTTTATTTAAAGGGCTGAAATCCATTTCCTGCATTGCCTTTTTTGTGGCTATCCTTTTCCATTCGGGTAAGAAATTTTTATCCGTATAAATTTTTATTTTTGCAAGGAGTGCATCAATGCTTTGATAATCTTCTAACTTTTGCAGTTTGTAAATTAAAAAATCTATGTTCTTTACCAATATCTCATAGACCAGGTCTTCTTTTTCATTTTCCAGGGCCTCCAAAAATACGGCCACAATTTTTTTTGTATAGCCGAGCGCTGCCTTTTCCGGAATGGTATCAACGATATCTTGTATGGTATTGGACATATAGGCCCGCAATTCCGGACTGGGATTCTTCAGATTATCCAGATATTTATTAATTATCTCCTGTGCTATTTTTTCCTCATCTAAACTAAAAAGTTCACTCAATGTGGTTTTCAGATTTTCCTCTACGCCGATTTCAAGGATAGATTTGGCATCGGCATTAAGATAAACGTTTGCCCGTTTTTTCACCGGGTATTTCAAAAAATCTGCCTCATCTATCAACCATTCAAAGGTCTGACTGGACATACCGAGATTCTTTAAATATTCCCTTAAAAGAGCGACTAATTGCGTGCGATTCTGGGCATTGGCCAGACACACCAAAACCATATCCTTTAAATCCTGGATATTACTCTTGCGGCTGGTATATTCATTGGCAATGGTCTCCACCACCGTCTCAGCCGGTAGGCGGGCAATGGTCTTGGCCAGGATATTTTTCTCTTCCTCGCTAACGCGCCTGACCTTTCTCTCCAAAGGCACAGGCATCTCTTCTTTGACTGGCCCGGTAGTGGCTGCGGAAGGAATCATACCTTCAGAGATTATCTGCCTGGCCAACAAATCCTTAAGCACCTCTTTATGAAATTCCCTTTTTTCCTCCTCGGAAAGCACCCGACGATAAATCACTTCATCTATTTTTATGGAGGCGATTTTATTATTGATAAGGATTTTTTGCCAATTTTCTTTTTTTTCCGCAAAAAGTCGCGGGTCGGATAAAATGACGATAAACCTTTCCAGTTCGTCACGGGAAATGGTCTTGCGAAAGGTAATGCTGCCAATATCAAAATCCCGCATAATGCTCGTAAATTGTTTGCTGACTAATTTTTCCACAAAACCGCTTTCGGGAAATTCCTGACCATTGATTAAAAAGCGGCTGGACTCCTTGGCCTCACCCTGAGGATGGGAAAATGTTAGGTTATACTGGAGTTTAAAATAATTTATTAAAGTAGCAAAACACCTATCCAGCATCTTCTGGCTGACCTCATTTTCGCGTTGATACATCGTCATACTTTTTACGGCAGAATTAAAGGCGCTGACAATGGCCGTAACTAATGGCCAACTTTCTTCTTTAATCGGCTCCTGTCGGTCACGCTCTTCGCGGGCGCGGATGGCCTCTTCAATAATCTTTTCCGTCTGGGCATTAGAAAAGAGTTTATCTGCGTAAGAAAGAGCAAGGGGTGTGTATTCCTTAACCTTTGTCAGGAGGTCGGCGCGTTGATAATGAAAGACCAATTCCGAACTTACTGTCTCAAGATTATCCCTAAATTCGCTCTCTAAGGTATTGGCGATATTAAGGTGCAATTTTTTCTTGGTCGTCTCATCCAGCGTATCATAAAATATGCTTCGGGCAAATTCATTGTTGAAAGCCAAAATCCCCAGATCGGTCTCTTCTTTATTAAAGATATTTTTTTCTACTGCGCGGGAAACAATATCCTCAATATAACCCTCATTCATCTTTTTTAATTTAGAAAGAAAATCAAATTTAAAATTTCCGCCAATACCTGAGGCAGCCAGAAGCAATTCTTTTTCTTCCTGCTCTAAGTTTTTAAATTTATTGGTGAGGAGTTCCTTTAAATCCTGCGGCAGGGCTTCTTTTTTCTCATTAAAAACCCAATCCGGATATCTTAAATAAATCGTCCCGCGGCTGATTAAATCCCTTAATAGTTCCACGATAAAAAATGGGTTACCTTTGGTAATTCGTGCGATATCATGAAGAAACTCTTCCGGCACGATACCACCGTTAAAAATCCTCTGCACTAATTCTTTAGTCTGGGAATCAGTAAGGGGTTCTAATTTTAGATGCGGCACAATCTCAAATTCTGAAATCCCCAAGAGTAAGTTGTCTAAAAAGGCGCGTCTTTTCTGCTCAGCGGGTGGTCGGCTGTCACTGGCTAAGATACGCAAAGGCGCGTATCTTTTAGAGACGATAAGATAACTTAAAATCCCCACACTTGGTTCATCAATCCAATCCAGATTATCGATGATGATAAGGGGCTTTAAATCCGTAATAATAAACTCTAACAGTTCGGCGATTCCTTCAAAAAGATAGGAGCGCGCCTGGGCATCCCAATTTTCTAGTGCCACTGTATCGCCAATAAGCTTCTTTAACTTAGAAAAAACTGATAAGACCGGTTGTTTCTTTGGCTCTAATGCCGTGTATGCCTTTTTAAAAAGTTCGGGCTGCTCCAGCCCCAAGGCATTCAGGATATCCACCACTAGCGCATAAGGCTGCGTCTTCTGGATTTCCGTTGCCGTAAAGAAAAAAACAGGAATATTTTGCTTCCGGGCTAAATCTGCGCTCTCTTCTAATAAACGCGTCTTACCGCTGCCAATCTCTGATTCTATCAGGACTAATTTCCGCGGTTCAGCACCCAAAAGATATTCTTTTATCTCCTGTTTTTCTTTCTCCCTTCCTACTAAAGGCGGCCGAAGTAATGCATTCTGGATCCGCTTTTCCTCTTTAATCTGGGCTAAACTCTCCTGGGCAAAAGAAAGGCGGTTTCTGCCTAAACGTTTTGATGAATAAAGCGCCTCATCCGCCCGTAAGAATAATTCATCCGGAGTCTTAGCATCTAAAGGATACTGGGCAATCCCGATACTGGTAGTGATATTTATCTGGCGCTTGCCTTCCGGAAGAATAAATTCTTTTTGCGCCACACCTTGCCTAATCTCATCCCACAGATACATCACCTTATCTTTATCTTCTGCTCTTAAAATAACGGCGAATTCATCTCCACCATAGCGGGCAATTAGGTTATCGGTGTCTTTTAGACCATCCACGATTAATTTGGAAAACTCCTTTATCATATAATCGCCATTGGCATGACCAAAGGTATCGTTGATTTTCTTAAAATGGTCAATGTCTAAAAGGATTAGATAAAAAGGTCGAGCCGTGGCAACATCATTTTCCAGATTTTTCCGAAAGGCGCGACGGTTAGCCAGCTGGGTCAGGTCGTCAATGTAGGCCAATTCTTTAATCGCCATCCTTACTTAATTTCTCCCTGCATTTTTTTGATAATATGGGCGAATTCCGTCGGTACCAGAATGATTAAACTATTTTGCTCGGCACCAATTTCCTGCCAGGTCTGCAGCTGCCTTAATAAAAGCGCGTTGGGAGATGCCTCAATGGTCTTGGCTGCCTCGGTAAATTTTTTGCTTGCTTCTTCTTCTGCGGAAGCCTTGACTAAACGCGAACGTTTTTCCCGAATTGCCTCTGCCTCTTTGGCCATGGCGCGCTTCATATTGTCGGGAATTTCAATATTCTTTACTTCTACACTTTTGATATTAATACCCCAATCATCCGTCGGGCCTTGTAGCGCCTCTAACACTTCCTGCCCGATTTTATCTTTATTGGCTAAAAGTGTATCCAAATCATATTTTCCCAAAACATCCCTTAATTTTGACTGCGCTAAAAGCACAGAGGCCGCGGCAAAATTCTCTACTGCCACAATGGAGCGGGCAGCATCAAAAATCTTGTAATAGACCACGGCGTCAATCTTTACCGGCACTGAATCCTTGGTCATCACCTCCTGCGGGATGACATCCATGGTGCGCGTGCGCATATCCACATAACGCACATATTCGATAATCGGGATAATAATATTTAAACCGGGATTAATTTCCCTAACCAATTTTCCCAGCCGAAAAACCACACCCTTCTGCCACTGGGTAACAATCCTGATACCAAAGATGACGATAAAGAAAGCAATGAATAAAAGGATTTTAATTAAAGGCATAACACACCTCCTCAGGTTACAGGTACAATTTCCAAACACAACAGAAAAACATTATGCTTCACAGAAAGTTCTACGAAACCCGCCAAATCTATAACGCATCTATTTATAAAAAAACGACGTAAAGCGGTGTGTATTTGAAAAAATCCGAACCGATTTTATTAGCGTGCGATAGCCCGCAAGGGAAATAATAACTAATTTTCCTATTTGGCGGCAAATTCTTTTTTAAAATAATTTCTTGGAATCCTCGCCCAACCTTCTTAAATACTCATTTACATAAAAATAATCTGGTTCGCTTTTTGTAGCCCTAGTTCTTATTTCAAAATTTGGATTTTGAGGATTATTTTTGTCAAAAAGGATAAGTCCTATACCAAATCTTGAACAAAGAGATTCGACCCTCTCGATATCTCGTTCTGCTTCATTCGGAACAACAAGATAAACTTTATGACTGAAAAGTTTATAGGAACACGCTTGACCAAAAGCAGTAACAAGTTGATTAGTATCTACTTTTATTTCTGCACTTATAATTTCAATTGGCGGTCGTATTGGATCGGCTTCAGAAAACTTATATACCCCTAAAACATCGGGTGTGCCCCATCTATCACCAAATTTATTTCCGCCTAGTGGTATTGCTTTTGTGCATTCTCCCAAATCTTTAACTAAATAGTCGGCAAATGAA
Proteins encoded in this region:
- a CDS encoding histone deacetylase gives rise to the protein MPKVKIIFNQDCLHYASFGHPESPERVRGAAEFLLNSGFEFRTAEIAQDKDILLAHTPRLFQAVRENNFFEPDTPNIENIFTYAKLAAGSAITAAQWSLEGEMAFSLMRPPGHHATKDNLGGFCYFNNLAIAIMRIKSKVKKISIVDFDCHHGNGTQDIFLGREAVQYISLHQVPLYPGTGWESVKNCLNYPLVAGTDSAAYLSVFKKALGEVKNFNPDLIAVSAGFDTHKDDPLGGLSLETETFEEIGRLLAHFKKPLFCVLEGGYGRALPECIYKFLKGLEQ
- the dnaX gene encoding DNA polymerase III subunit gamma/tau; the encoded protein is MSYQAFSLKWRPQSFDEVVGQEHVITTLKNAILKARVAAAYLFSGPRGVGKTSVARIFAKSLNCKEGPTLTPCQKCSSCLEITQARSLDVIEIDGASNRGIDEVRDLREKVKFAPVQGRFKIYIIDEVHMLTTEAFNALLKTLEEPPEYVKFIFATTQANKVIPTILSRCQRFDFSRIPALKIISQLEKIVKAENINIEKEVLFAIARASDGSLRDAESILDQLLSFNPDKITSSDVNSLLGIVQEEALFEITSKIIQKDALEAIKLLDEIIAQGKEANLLLSRLIEHFRNLMIAHVTKERSSLIDLPQNYLEALSEQSKAFSLEEIFSIFNLLVNTQEIAKRFGASRIPLEIALVKLCQDKKRPAQPLSNAHLSPKDQTILKVDVSTQSADPTTAADLKNIKAAWPSVIESLGKIKMSLATYLNEGELLRLDKDILTIGFAKDNSLHKEIVEKKENHLLIEKVVKEILKADLKLNFILSEELKTKQPQATGVEQILNTFGGRLIKEG
- a CDS encoding bifunctional folylpolyglutamate synthase/dihydrofolate synthase; amino-acid sequence: MHTYKEAQNYLESFINYERRVRYPYKASFKLERMQEFLKELGQPQKDLNCIHIAGTKGKGSTCAFIAYILKEARYRVGLYTSPHLVTFRERIRILEQPSAGTPSCPSPEFEGMISEEEVVDFVSRLRPLADRFSQKNPYGPLSFFEIYTALAFIYFKEKKVDFAVLETGLGGRLDATNTIDALVCAITPISYEHTQKLGNTLSEIAQEKAGIIRNQKLMVISAPQEKEASEVIRNRCRQVKAQLYEVGRDIFYEKSGLGFRVWGRGYSFPELKVGLIGEHQMVNATVAIGAIQGLKNKGIEISEEAVRNGLAQTKWPGRCEVVARNPWVVLDGAQNRASALAIKEAVRKSFQYAKLFLILGVSKDKDIKGICEELYDLTDMVVLTKADNPRAVHPAILARYFKNKPRHLTQNVKDGLIKAQVLANKEDLILITGSLFVVGEARSLLKKDAP
- the folE gene encoding GTP cyclohydrolase I FolE — translated: MDKKKIEKAIKDILVAIGEDPKRKDLVNTPHRVAEMYEEIFSGINKDPAKELEVILDQKHDEIILLKNIPLYSVCEHHLLPFVGKAHLAYIPKEGRVTGLSKLARVVEILARRPQVQERLTTQIAEIIMRKLRPLGVMVVIEAEHLCMSFRGVKKAGVLTVTSAVRGIFKENEKTRSEALSLIKG
- the mnmE gene encoding tRNA uridine-5-carboxymethylaminomethyl(34) synthesis GTPase MnmE, with translation MRLNLSDTIAAISTSQGSAGIGIVRLSGKDALKIADKIFLAKDRTRPSEMPTYTMRYGWIVEAKDKGQGDGSRDGVVDEVILSVMRSPRSYTKEDVVEINCHGGIVALRRVLNLVLAHGARLAEPGEFTKRAFLNGRIDLAQAEAVLDIIQAKTDSALKLGAEQLKGTLSKHIKRMRKILLDILASLEASIDFPDEEIEAVDEKKVGLRLNKVYQELKKILDSSQHGRILREGIHVVICGKPNVGKSSLLNALLKQERSIVTPLPGTTRDTIEEVIDIKGIPVRIVDTAGIIEPQDLVEKKAIQRSREQIRLADLIILVFDASRKIDGQDQLLIKQLKTKPVIALINKIDLKQRIEKEEILKYFHPVIEISAKKLKNIEEIEKAIQDEVFKGGIKEPERVMVSNLRHIQTLREAEDLIQEAINALEKNLSYEFISQNIKEALICFDEIIGKNFSEDLLEKIFSEFCIGK
- a CDS encoding 50S ribosomal protein L27, whose protein sequence is MSGGASGYRKSKHYPDTKGIKVSAGQIVKPGTLLTREGDKWRPGKNVGGKDHLFALCKGKISFQKKKNNRNKINTYINIIPVN
- the recR gene encoding recombination mediator RecR translates to MPQAIERLIKELEKFPGIGRRSASRIADYLLHSPPDQIQALVEAIIRAKENVRFCKVCNNLSEKEICAICNDLKRDKEIICVVENPKDIEAIEKAGNFNGVYHVLMGAISPLEGKGPQDLKIDNLLERIKCHQVKEVIIATDADTEGEITALYLVKMLRPLNVKITRIGLGIPAGGNLEYSSPVTLAHALSRRKEL